Proteins encoded by one window of Litoribacterium kuwaitense:
- the accC gene encoding acetyl-CoA carboxylase biotin carboxylase subunit gives MKKIQKLLIANRGEIAVRIIRACKEMDIQTVAVHSIADKDALHVQMADEAYCIGPTPSQQSYLNFTNIMSIATLTSVDAIHPGYGFLAENADFAEICNDCSVTFVGPSAEAISRMGTKDVARETMREAGVPIVPGSKGVLDTVEDAKSVAESIGYPVIIKATAGGGGKGIRVARTEEELIQGYKMTQQEAATAFGNPGVYLEKYIEHFRHVEIQVIADEHGHTVHLGERDCTIQRRLQKLVEETPSPALNEATRQKMGEAAIQAAEAVDYRGAGTVEFIYDVKEDRFYFMEMNTRIQVEHPVTEMVTGFDLIKEQIRVAEGQPLSFSQEDVQLTGHAIECRINAEDPEKNFMPSPGQVTGYLTPGGPGVRIDSAVYAGYTIPPYYDSMVAKLIVHGKNREEAVQRMRRALSEFVVEGVYTTIPFHLHLMEHPVFKNGHFTTTFLEEHDVFKS, from the coding sequence ATGAAAAAGATACAAAAATTACTCATCGCAAATCGTGGAGAAATAGCCGTTCGAATTATTCGAGCTTGTAAAGAAATGGACATTCAAACGGTCGCTGTTCACTCCATAGCGGATAAAGATGCACTTCACGTTCAGATGGCGGATGAAGCCTATTGTATCGGACCGACTCCTTCACAGCAAAGTTACCTCAATTTCACAAACATCATGAGTATTGCAACGCTCACAAGTGTCGATGCCATTCATCCTGGCTATGGTTTTTTAGCTGAAAATGCTGATTTCGCCGAAATTTGTAATGACTGCTCTGTCACCTTTGTTGGTCCGAGTGCGGAAGCTATTTCACGTATGGGGACAAAGGATGTCGCTCGGGAGACAATGCGTGAAGCTGGCGTACCGATTGTACCAGGATCGAAAGGTGTTCTCGATACGGTAGAAGATGCGAAAAGTGTGGCCGAATCCATTGGCTATCCAGTCATTATTAAAGCAACTGCTGGTGGCGGTGGGAAAGGAATTCGTGTTGCTCGAACGGAGGAAGAGCTCATTCAGGGCTATAAGATGACGCAACAGGAAGCAGCAACCGCCTTTGGCAACCCAGGCGTTTATTTAGAGAAATACATCGAGCATTTTCGTCACGTCGAAATTCAAGTGATTGCTGATGAACATGGACATACGGTACATCTAGGTGAAAGGGATTGCACAATCCAGAGACGTTTGCAAAAACTCGTTGAAGAAACACCTTCGCCTGCTTTGAATGAAGCGACACGTCAAAAAATGGGAGAGGCTGCTATCCAAGCGGCTGAGGCTGTTGACTATCGCGGTGCTGGGACGGTGGAATTTATTTACGATGTGAAAGAAGACCGCTTTTATTTTATGGAAATGAATACGCGCATTCAGGTTGAGCACCCTGTAACAGAAATGGTTACTGGTTTCGATTTGATTAAAGAACAGATTCGAGTAGCCGAAGGTCAGCCTTTATCGTTTTCTCAAGAAGATGTTCAATTGACGGGACACGCCATTGAATGCCGAATTAATGCAGAGGACCCAGAGAAAAACTTTATGCCTTCACCTGGTCAAGTGACCGGCTATTTGACGCCTGGGGGTCCTGGTGTAAGAATTGATTCGGCTGTGTATGCTGGTTATACGATCCCGCCGTATTATGATTCAATGGTGGCCAAATTAATTGTTCACGGAAAAAATCGTGAAGAGGCTGTTCAACGAATGCGGCGGGCATTAAGTGAATTTGTCGTCGAAGGCGTTTATACGACCATTCCGTTTCATTTACATTTGATGGAGCACCCTGTGTTTAAAAATGGACATTTCACAACGACATTTTTAGAAGAGCATGATGTCTTTAAATCATGA
- a CDS encoding Asp23/Gls24 family envelope stress response protein — MADMQNLKMKDADRGLGKIEIAPEVIEVIVGIAASEVDGVFSMHGSFADRLGMRQHAKGVKVDLTDDGVVIDLYLTMTFGVSIPDVSEELQTHIRQTLMTMTSLSIHEINVHIVGIHFESEGKSENNS, encoded by the coding sequence GTGGCTGACATGCAAAATTTGAAGATGAAGGATGCAGATAGAGGGTTAGGGAAAATTGAAATTGCTCCTGAAGTCATCGAAGTCATCGTCGGAATTGCTGCTTCTGAGGTCGACGGTGTCTTTTCAATGCATGGTTCATTTGCCGACAGGCTTGGTATGCGACAACACGCCAAAGGGGTAAAAGTTGATTTAACAGATGATGGTGTCGTTATTGATTTATATTTAACAATGACCTTTGGTGTGTCGATTCCTGATGTGTCCGAAGAATTACAAACACACATCCGGCAAACGCTTATGACAATGACCTCGTTAAGTATCCATGAAATTAATGTGCACATCGTTGGCATTCATTTTGAATCAGAAGGTAAGTCTGAAAACAATTCGTAA
- the nusB gene encoding transcription antitermination factor NusB gives MNRHQARETAFKIIFQLEAGDIPIEDAKMHALEGRAASDFCLELVDGVLENRAELDEIISARLHQWTLERMAKMDRSLLRLALYEMLYIEDVPTTVTINEAVELAKTYGDDESSKFVNGLLSNVAKEQ, from the coding sequence ATGAATCGTCATCAAGCGAGAGAAACCGCTTTTAAAATCATCTTTCAGTTAGAGGCTGGAGATATCCCTATAGAGGATGCAAAAATGCATGCGCTGGAGGGTCGAGCCGCAAGCGATTTTTGCTTAGAGCTCGTAGACGGGGTTTTAGAAAATAGAGCGGAGCTGGACGAAATCATTTCCGCCCGGCTGCACCAATGGACGCTTGAGCGAATGGCGAAAATGGATCGCAGCTTGCTTCGTTTAGCATTGTACGAAATGCTTTATATTGAAGATGTTCCTACAACTGTGACCATTAATGAAGCGGTAGAACTGGCTAAAACTTATGGAGATGATGAGTCGTCGAAGTTTGTCAATGGTTTGCTTTCTAATGTCGCAAAAGAACAATGA
- the xseA gene encoding exodeoxyribonuclease VII large subunit — protein sequence MSQSYVTVSALTKYIKKKFDVDRNLQELYFRAELSNVKKHSRGHIYCTLKDDEARIQGVMFKRDTTGLAFSPEDGQKVLVCGTVSVYVPYGQYQVTIHEMTLDGRGNLYLQFEKLKKKLAAEGLFHEDRKRKLPRFPKRIGVITSPTGAAIRDIWSTIKRRYPAAYIDVYPVLVQGKEAPASIVKAIEAVQARNEVDVLIVGRGGGSIEELWAFNEEIVARAIVQCTIPTISAVGHETDVTIADFVADVRAATPTGAAELAVPEAKEWLERLQMLDARLLKAIQRFARQKRERLEQLQGSYAFRYPRQLIQQKQQDVDRIFDRLLTWKRTTLREKEAYHKTWAERIYLQNPQKSLENANEQLERLTLSLLKAYKTELKRKRSAVHEKSLQLDALSPLKVMSRGYSLTYKNDHVIKSVEELSEYDEISIRFAKGRATAQVTEIQKEVQQDEQ from the coding sequence ATGAGTCAATCTTATGTGACGGTCAGTGCTTTAACAAAGTACATTAAAAAGAAATTTGATGTCGACCGTAATTTGCAGGAATTATATTTTCGCGCCGAGCTGTCAAATGTGAAAAAACATTCCCGTGGTCATATTTATTGTACGTTAAAGGATGATGAGGCAAGAATCCAAGGTGTGATGTTTAAGCGTGATACGACAGGTTTAGCATTTTCACCTGAGGATGGACAAAAAGTTCTTGTTTGCGGAACAGTGTCCGTCTATGTCCCTTACGGCCAGTATCAAGTGACCATCCACGAAATGACACTCGACGGACGTGGCAATTTATATTTGCAGTTTGAAAAACTAAAGAAAAAACTTGCTGCTGAAGGGCTCTTTCATGAAGATCGCAAGCGAAAGCTGCCCCGTTTTCCAAAGCGAATTGGTGTGATCACTTCCCCGACTGGAGCGGCAATTCGCGACATTTGGTCAACCATTAAACGTCGCTATCCTGCGGCATACATCGATGTTTATCCTGTGCTTGTTCAAGGAAAAGAAGCACCTGCATCGATCGTGAAAGCCATTGAAGCCGTGCAGGCACGCAATGAGGTCGATGTGTTGATCGTCGGACGAGGTGGCGGGTCTATTGAAGAGCTTTGGGCGTTTAATGAAGAAATTGTCGCGCGTGCCATTGTTCAATGTACAATTCCGACGATTAGTGCCGTTGGCCATGAAACTGATGTAACGATCGCTGATTTCGTCGCAGACGTTCGGGCGGCGACACCAACTGGTGCAGCAGAATTAGCTGTCCCTGAGGCGAAGGAATGGTTGGAACGACTGCAAATGTTGGATGCCCGTCTGCTTAAAGCCATTCAACGTTTTGCCCGGCAGAAACGTGAGCGGTTAGAGCAGTTGCAAGGTTCTTATGCTTTTCGCTACCCTAGACAGCTTATCCAGCAAAAACAGCAGGATGTTGATCGGATCTTTGACCGGCTGCTGACGTGGAAAAGGACAACACTGAGGGAGAAAGAAGCGTATCATAAGACGTGGGCAGAACGTATCTATTTGCAAAACCCACAAAAATCGCTTGAAAATGCAAATGAGCAGCTTGAAAGGTTGACGCTTTCTCTTTTAAAGGCTTACAAAACGGAATTGAAGCGAAAGAGAAGTGCAGTTCACGAAAAATCTTTACAACTCGATGCTTTAAGTCCTTTGAAAGTGATGAGTCGAGGTTACAGCCTTACATATAAGAACGATCATGTGATTAAATCAGTTGAAGAACTGAGCGAATACGATGAGATTAGCATTCGTTTTGCAAAAGGACGAGCTACTGCACAAGTGACAGAGATACAGAAGGAGGTGCAGCAAGATGAGCAATGA
- a CDS encoding exodeoxyribonuclease VII small subunit, producing MSNDINKEKNFEEAMKDLETIVQKLEEGDVPLEKAIHFFQEGVQLTKLCHDKLQHVEGEMDRILNEQGTFSPFTLTKEEEE from the coding sequence ATGAGCAATGACATAAACAAAGAGAAGAATTTTGAGGAAGCAATGAAAGACCTGGAAACGATCGTACAAAAACTAGAAGAAGGTGACGTGCCTCTTGAAAAAGCAATTCATTTTTTTCAAGAAGGCGTTCAATTAACGAAGTTATGCCACGATAAATTACAGCATGTTGAAGGGGAAATGGATCGTATCTTAAATGAACAAGGAACGTTTTCTCCGTTTACATTGACGAAAGAGGAGGAAGAATAA